Proteins co-encoded in one Carcharodon carcharias isolate sCarCar2 chromosome 7, sCarCar2.pri, whole genome shotgun sequence genomic window:
- the nisch gene encoding nischarin isoform X4: MEAGRFSEGHYERKEICIIGSELVENYTVYIIEVKVGNHQWTVKHRYSDFHELHEKLTAEKKIDKNLLPPKKIIGKNSKTFVEKRQKELEVYLQTLLTKFPCAAPKVLSFFLNFYLYEINGITAALAEQLFHKGEQLLLAGEAFCLRPLQLYAITQQLRLASPTCANGDAKTDLGHILDFACRLKYLKITGIRGSVGSSNIQEHLLKFDLSIFKSVHQIEINNCEAKQIIGLPSLKNSLATMSVAFSTASMKDILVPEASEFEQWEVEGMAFEHPVAAIIPRWSMLTTLDMSRNQISNIDESVKLIPKVEFLDLSYNEIAVMENLQHLYNLIHLDLSYNKITLLQGVHTKLGNIKTLNLSGNQLESLSGLNKLYSLVNLDLSNNKVLQIEEIKNIGNLPCLEKVILNNNPLSIIPDYRTKVLAQFGDRASEVCLDNTVTTEKELDTVEVLKAIQKAKEAKGRMNITDKKISEESRLAAPGSKPSCFSYAACPSSPLLHHAASSSQEIGTKSALISNLHQNDSLTPMTSTITQGCSKTANMHEIKSKVANQEIKSEKESLEESTDCPHVRFSPANPIAQADVQNSLHDPTMTLVLPFSCASYTASNHDFAAYLSGMINQAALKLLTAETLIDCQGNPVDHPEVFHTEAGYFEMGLDQGDNIFECSSDIDLASVSANGETEISKVLKVLWTLCVQVNKGLRLFASCIVLTDSVVAVFQILQHELLENMQNVISQMQMVLYFPCSEILEVDFEVPEMCLSMKMKTHGCFFFISESHNLKDFYLCLKAVLYQQSVSISNLPLLDYEGPIIKDFILQLLQYQQLPLNDTDIKGSFAAYILIRDNLMLHDQLEVINPSVPHMDVVSGTESKSKNFPYSEICSAILPEREENLKPMYIPCLLFLTAQNLYFVRVDFPVAAKRRPGSEEEDTRCPFKLNRIPLATLLLNPKQRSHSVETVAFSDGHVLEFLIGYQLATAVFVLPHEKFHFLRLFSQLRASLQGVKSIVVHRASLDHSCLEKCSADTVSHSPETIRYKAKDSV; the protein is encoded by the exons ATGGAGGCGGGGCGGTTTTCTGAGGGGCACTATGAGAGAAAAGAAATCTGTATCATCGGGTCGGAGCTGGTGGAAAACTATAcg GTGTATATCATAGAAGTGAAAGTTGGGAATCATCAATGGACAGTTAAACACCGCTACAGTGATTTTCATGAGCTACATGAAAAG cTAACTGCAGAAAAGAAGATTGACAAAAACCTACTTCCACCAAAGAAGATCATTGGCAAAAATTCCAAAACTTTTGTAGAAAAAAGACAGAAAGAATTGGAAGTCTATTTGCAAACACTTCTAACAAAGTTCCCATGTGCTGCACCAAAAGTTTTGTCATTTTTTCTGAATTTTTACCTAtat GAGATAAATGGCATTACAGCTGCCCTTGCTGAGCAACTGTTTCACAAAG GTGAGCAATTGCTCTTGGCGggtgaagctttttgtcttagaCCACTACAGTTGTATGCAATCACCCAACAACTGAGACTGGCGAGTCCCACCTGTGCGAATGGTGATGCCAAGACTGACCTTGGGCACATCCTGGACTTTGCTTGTAGACTTAAGTATTTAAAG ATAACAGGCATCAGAGGATCTGTTGGTAGCAGCAATATTCAAGAGCATCTCCTTAAATTTGACCTGTCAATCTTCAAGTCTGTTCATCAGATTGAG ATAAATAACTGTGAAGCTAAACAGATTATTGgacttccttccctgaagaactCACTGGCCACAATGAGTGTAGCTTTTTCGACTGCTTCAATGAAA GATATTTTGGTGCCAGAGGCTTCTGAATTTGAAcagtgggaggtggaggggatggCATTTGAGCATCCAGTTGCTGCTATTATCCCAAGATGGAGCATGCTGACCACACTTGATATGAGTCGTAACCAGATATCTAATATTGATGAATCTGTG AAATTAATACCTAAAGTTGAATTTCTGGATCTAAGTTACAATGAAATAGCAGTAATGGAAAACTTGCAG CATCTCTATAATCTCATTCATTTGGATTTGTCATACAACAAGATCACATTATTGCAAGGTGTtcatacaaaacttggaaacatcAAAACTTTAAATTTGTCAGGAAACCAATTGGAAAGTCTGTCAGGTCTTAACAAACTTTACTCGTTAGTTAACTTGGATCTCAGCAATAATAAAGTATTGCAG ATTGAAGAAATCAAAAACATTGGGAATTTGCCATGCCTCGAGAAGGTAATTCTGAATAACAACCCCCTGAGCATTATTCCTGATTATAGAACAAAGGTGCTTGCACAGTTTGGAGATCGAGCTTCAGAG GTCTGTTTAGATAATACTGTTACAACAGAGAAAGAACTTGATACAGTTGAGGTGCTAAAGGCAATTCAGAAAGCCAAAGAAGCAAAAGGTCGAATGAATATTACAGATAAAAAG ATCAGTGAGGAATCGAGACTTGCTGCTCCAGGGTCCAAACCCAGCTGCTTTTCTTATGCTGCTTGTCCTTCCTCTCCTTTGCTGCACCATGCTGCCAGCTCCAGCCAAG AAATAGGTACTAAATCAGCCCTAATCAGCAATCTACATCAAAATGACAGTTTGACTCCTATGACTTCTACAATTACCCAGGGATGCTCTAAAACAGCAAATATGCATGAAATCAAGAGCAAG GTTGCAAATCAGGAGATAAAATCTGAGAAGGAATCACTTGAGGAAAGTACTGACTGCCCACATGTGAG GTTTAGTCCTGCGAATCCAATTGCCCAAGCTGATGTGCAGAACTCATTACACGATCCTACAATGACACTTGTGCTGCCTTTCTCCTGTGCATCGTACACCGCCAGCAATCATGATTTTGCTGCATATTTGTCTGGAATGATTAACCAAGCGGCTTTGAAACTACTTACTGCTGAAACGTTGATTGACTGCCAGGGAAACCCTGTTGACCATCCTGAGGTTTTCCATACTGAAGCTGGGTATTTTGAAATGGGACTAGATCAAGGTGACAATATTTTTGAATGTAGTTCCGACATTGATCTTGCTAGTGTTTCTGCTAATGGAGAAACTGAAATCAGTAAGGTATTAAAGGTACTGTGGACACTTTGTGTTCAGGTGAATAAGGGACTAAGGTTGTTTGCATCTTGTATTGTGTTGACTgatagtgttgtagctgtatttcAGATTCTTCAACATGAACTCTTGGAGAATATGCAAAATGTTATTTCTCAGATGCAGATGGTACTCTATTTTCCTTGTTCagaaattttggaagtggacttTGAAGTGCCAGAAATGTGTCTATCAATGAAGATGAAAACCCATGGCTGTTTCTTCTTTATATCTGAATCCCACAATCTCAAAGACTTCTACTTGTGTTTGAAAGCTGTTCTGTATCAACAATCTGTATCTATTTCAAATTTGCCCTTGCTTGATTATGAAGGGCCAATTATAAAAGACTTCATTCTTCAGCTTTTGCAATATCAGCAGCTCCCACTAAATGACACTGATATTAAAGGTAGTTTTGCTGCATATATTCTAATCAGAGATAATCTCATGCTGCATGATCAGTTAGAAGTGATAAACCCATCTGTTCCACATATGGATGTGGTTAGTGGCACTGAGTCAAAGTCTAAGAACTTTCCATATTCTGAAATCTGTTCGGCAATTCTTCCTGAGAGAGAAGAGAATCTCAAACCTATGTACATACCTTGTCTGCTGTTTTTGACAGCCCAGAATCTTTATTTTGTAAGGGTAGATTTCCCTGTAGCAGCAAAACGGAGACCAGGTTCTGAAGAGGAGGATACAAGATGTCCATTTAAGTTGAACAGAATTCCGCTGGCTACATTGCTTTTAAACCCAAAGCAAAGATCCCATTCTGTTGAAACAGTTGCATTTTCAGATGGCCATGTACTTGAATTCTTGATTGGATACCAACTTGCAACAGCAGTTTTTGTGCTGCCTCATGAGAAGTTCCACTTTCTACGACTGTTCAGTCAGCTGAGAGCAAGCCTTCAGGGTGTCAAATCGATTGTAGTACACAGAGCTTCTCTGGATCACAGTTGCTTGGAAAAATGTTCTGCAGATACCGTCAGTCACTCTCCAGAAACCATAAG ATACAAAGCCAAGGATTCTGTTTAA
- the nisch gene encoding nischarin isoform X5 — MEAGRFSEGHYERKEICIIGSELVENYTVYIIEVKVGNHQWTVKHRYSDFHELHEKLTAEKKIDKNLLPPKKIIGKNSKTFVEKRQKELEVYLQTLLTKFPCAAPKVLSFFLNFYLYEINGITAALAEQLFHKGEQLLLAGEAFCLRPLQLYAITQQLRLASPTCANGDAKTDLGHILDFACRLKYLKITGIRGSVGSSNIQEHLLKFDLSIFKSVHQIEINNCEAKQIIGLPSLKNSLATMSVAFSTASMKDILVPEASEFEQWEVEGMAFEHPVAAIIPRWSMLTTLDMSRNQISNIDESVKLIPKVEFLDLSYNEIAVMENLQHLYNLIHLDLSYNKITLLQGVHTKLGNIKTLNLSGNQLESLSGLNKLYSLVNLDLSNNKVLQIEEIKNIGNLPCLEKVILNNNPLSIIPDYRTKVLAQFGDRASEVCLDNTVTTEKELDTVEVLKAIQKAKEAKGRMNITDKKISEESRLAAPGSKPSCFSYAACPSSPLLHHAASSSQEIGTKSALISNLHQNDSLTPMTSTITQGCSKTANMHEIKSKVANQEIKSEKESLEESTDCPHVRFSPANPIAQADVQNSLHDPTMTLVLPFSCASYTASNHDFAAYLSGMINQAALKLLTAETLIDCQGNPVDHPEVFHTEAGYFEMGLDQDADGTLFSLFRNFGSGL, encoded by the exons ATGGAGGCGGGGCGGTTTTCTGAGGGGCACTATGAGAGAAAAGAAATCTGTATCATCGGGTCGGAGCTGGTGGAAAACTATAcg GTGTATATCATAGAAGTGAAAGTTGGGAATCATCAATGGACAGTTAAACACCGCTACAGTGATTTTCATGAGCTACATGAAAAG cTAACTGCAGAAAAGAAGATTGACAAAAACCTACTTCCACCAAAGAAGATCATTGGCAAAAATTCCAAAACTTTTGTAGAAAAAAGACAGAAAGAATTGGAAGTCTATTTGCAAACACTTCTAACAAAGTTCCCATGTGCTGCACCAAAAGTTTTGTCATTTTTTCTGAATTTTTACCTAtat GAGATAAATGGCATTACAGCTGCCCTTGCTGAGCAACTGTTTCACAAAG GTGAGCAATTGCTCTTGGCGggtgaagctttttgtcttagaCCACTACAGTTGTATGCAATCACCCAACAACTGAGACTGGCGAGTCCCACCTGTGCGAATGGTGATGCCAAGACTGACCTTGGGCACATCCTGGACTTTGCTTGTAGACTTAAGTATTTAAAG ATAACAGGCATCAGAGGATCTGTTGGTAGCAGCAATATTCAAGAGCATCTCCTTAAATTTGACCTGTCAATCTTCAAGTCTGTTCATCAGATTGAG ATAAATAACTGTGAAGCTAAACAGATTATTGgacttccttccctgaagaactCACTGGCCACAATGAGTGTAGCTTTTTCGACTGCTTCAATGAAA GATATTTTGGTGCCAGAGGCTTCTGAATTTGAAcagtgggaggtggaggggatggCATTTGAGCATCCAGTTGCTGCTATTATCCCAAGATGGAGCATGCTGACCACACTTGATATGAGTCGTAACCAGATATCTAATATTGATGAATCTGTG AAATTAATACCTAAAGTTGAATTTCTGGATCTAAGTTACAATGAAATAGCAGTAATGGAAAACTTGCAG CATCTCTATAATCTCATTCATTTGGATTTGTCATACAACAAGATCACATTATTGCAAGGTGTtcatacaaaacttggaaacatcAAAACTTTAAATTTGTCAGGAAACCAATTGGAAAGTCTGTCAGGTCTTAACAAACTTTACTCGTTAGTTAACTTGGATCTCAGCAATAATAAAGTATTGCAG ATTGAAGAAATCAAAAACATTGGGAATTTGCCATGCCTCGAGAAGGTAATTCTGAATAACAACCCCCTGAGCATTATTCCTGATTATAGAACAAAGGTGCTTGCACAGTTTGGAGATCGAGCTTCAGAG GTCTGTTTAGATAATACTGTTACAACAGAGAAAGAACTTGATACAGTTGAGGTGCTAAAGGCAATTCAGAAAGCCAAAGAAGCAAAAGGTCGAATGAATATTACAGATAAAAAG ATCAGTGAGGAATCGAGACTTGCTGCTCCAGGGTCCAAACCCAGCTGCTTTTCTTATGCTGCTTGTCCTTCCTCTCCTTTGCTGCACCATGCTGCCAGCTCCAGCCAAG AAATAGGTACTAAATCAGCCCTAATCAGCAATCTACATCAAAATGACAGTTTGACTCCTATGACTTCTACAATTACCCAGGGATGCTCTAAAACAGCAAATATGCATGAAATCAAGAGCAAG GTTGCAAATCAGGAGATAAAATCTGAGAAGGAATCACTTGAGGAAAGTACTGACTGCCCACATGTGAG GTTTAGTCCTGCGAATCCAATTGCCCAAGCTGATGTGCAGAACTCATTACACGATCCTACAATGACACTTGTGCTGCCTTTCTCCTGTGCATCGTACACCGCCAGCAATCATGATTTTGCTGCATATTTGTCTGGAATGATTAACCAAGCGGCTTTGAAACTACTTACTGCTGAAACGTTGATTGACTGCCAGGGAAACCCTGTTGACCATCCTGAGGTTTTCCATACTGAAGCTGGGTATTTTGAAATGGGACTAGATCAAG ATGCAGATGGTACTCTATTTTCCTTGTTCagaaattttggaagtggacttTGA
- the nisch gene encoding nischarin isoform X6, with the protein MEAGRFSEGHYERKEICIIGSELVENYTVYIIEVKVGNHQWTVKHRYSDFHELHEKLTAEKKIDKNLLPPKKIIGKNSKTFVEKRQKELEVYLQTLLTKFPCAAPKVLSFFLNFYLYEINGITAALAEQLFHKGEQLLLAGEAFCLRPLQLYAITQQLRLASPTCANGDAKTDLGHILDFACRLKYLKITGIRGSVGSSNIQEHLLKFDLSIFKSVHQIEINNCEAKQIIGLPSLKNSLATMSVAFSTASMKDILVPEASEFEQWEVEGMAFEHPVAAIIPRWSMLTTLDMSRNQISNIDESVKLIPKVEFLDLSYNEIAVMENLQHLYNLIHLDLSYNKITLLQGVHTKLGNIKTLNLSGNQLESLSGLNKLYSLVNLDLSNNKVLQIEEIKNIGNLPCLEKVILNNNPLSIIPDYRTKVLAQFGDRASEVCLDNTVTTEKELDTVEVLKAIQKAKEAKGRMNITDKKISEESRLAAPGSKPSCFSYAACPSSPLLHHAASSSQGNHK; encoded by the exons ATGGAGGCGGGGCGGTTTTCTGAGGGGCACTATGAGAGAAAAGAAATCTGTATCATCGGGTCGGAGCTGGTGGAAAACTATAcg GTGTATATCATAGAAGTGAAAGTTGGGAATCATCAATGGACAGTTAAACACCGCTACAGTGATTTTCATGAGCTACATGAAAAG cTAACTGCAGAAAAGAAGATTGACAAAAACCTACTTCCACCAAAGAAGATCATTGGCAAAAATTCCAAAACTTTTGTAGAAAAAAGACAGAAAGAATTGGAAGTCTATTTGCAAACACTTCTAACAAAGTTCCCATGTGCTGCACCAAAAGTTTTGTCATTTTTTCTGAATTTTTACCTAtat GAGATAAATGGCATTACAGCTGCCCTTGCTGAGCAACTGTTTCACAAAG GTGAGCAATTGCTCTTGGCGggtgaagctttttgtcttagaCCACTACAGTTGTATGCAATCACCCAACAACTGAGACTGGCGAGTCCCACCTGTGCGAATGGTGATGCCAAGACTGACCTTGGGCACATCCTGGACTTTGCTTGTAGACTTAAGTATTTAAAG ATAACAGGCATCAGAGGATCTGTTGGTAGCAGCAATATTCAAGAGCATCTCCTTAAATTTGACCTGTCAATCTTCAAGTCTGTTCATCAGATTGAG ATAAATAACTGTGAAGCTAAACAGATTATTGgacttccttccctgaagaactCACTGGCCACAATGAGTGTAGCTTTTTCGACTGCTTCAATGAAA GATATTTTGGTGCCAGAGGCTTCTGAATTTGAAcagtgggaggtggaggggatggCATTTGAGCATCCAGTTGCTGCTATTATCCCAAGATGGAGCATGCTGACCACACTTGATATGAGTCGTAACCAGATATCTAATATTGATGAATCTGTG AAATTAATACCTAAAGTTGAATTTCTGGATCTAAGTTACAATGAAATAGCAGTAATGGAAAACTTGCAG CATCTCTATAATCTCATTCATTTGGATTTGTCATACAACAAGATCACATTATTGCAAGGTGTtcatacaaaacttggaaacatcAAAACTTTAAATTTGTCAGGAAACCAATTGGAAAGTCTGTCAGGTCTTAACAAACTTTACTCGTTAGTTAACTTGGATCTCAGCAATAATAAAGTATTGCAG ATTGAAGAAATCAAAAACATTGGGAATTTGCCATGCCTCGAGAAGGTAATTCTGAATAACAACCCCCTGAGCATTATTCCTGATTATAGAACAAAGGTGCTTGCACAGTTTGGAGATCGAGCTTCAGAG GTCTGTTTAGATAATACTGTTACAACAGAGAAAGAACTTGATACAGTTGAGGTGCTAAAGGCAATTCAGAAAGCCAAAGAAGCAAAAGGTCGAATGAATATTACAGATAAAAAG ATCAGTGAGGAATCGAGACTTGCTGCTCCAGGGTCCAAACCCAGCTGCTTTTCTTATGCTGCTTGTCCTTCCTCTCCTTTGCTGCACCATGCTGCCAGCTCCAGCCAAGGTAATCAT AAATAG